A region of Channa argus isolate prfri chromosome 8, Channa argus male v1.0, whole genome shotgun sequence DNA encodes the following proteins:
- the htr2b gene encoding 5-hydroxytryptamine receptor 2B — protein sequence MSQAVVAPFETNSSWPREESDLQLKWAALLIIMVIIPTIGGNILVILAVSLERKLQNATNYFLMSLAVADLLVGLLVMPIALITVLYNSDWPLPEFLCPIWLFLDVLFSTASIMHLCAISLDRYIAIKKPIQHSQYKSRAKAMVKIALVWVISICIAIPIPIKGLHNYHLPNNITFNSNHTCLLKTDTFREFIMFGSLAAFFIPLTIMMVIYLLTVQVLRKKVYLLKSKVSQRFSYPTVSSICQREQVATSPITEHLNMQENRFPRMQEKTFTGTTSSPTVDQMTFRRMSTMGKKSMQNLSNEQRASKVLGIVFLLFVVMWCPFFITNITSVLCTSCDVYVIARLMEIFVWVGYVSSGINPLVYTLFNKTFREAFTRYITCNYRNCASNRPGRHPGASNADRTLTRISFKSSMAENSKLFMKQGMKNGIASVSYQSPVRCRHAPVQSSSGVMFDIMLLTENEDSKQEEHVSCV from the exons ATGTCTCAGGCAGTCGTGGCTCCATTTGAGACTAACAGCTCATGGCCAAGAGAAGAGTCTGATCTTCAGTTGAAATGGGCTGCCCTGCTTATCATCATGGTCATCATACCCACTATTGGTGGAAACATCTTGGTCATTCTTGCAGTGTCCCTTGAAAGGAAACTGCAAAATGCCACCAACTACTTTCTGATGTCACTTGCTGTAGCTGATCTACTGGTAGGACTCCTAGTGATGCCTATTGCCCTCATCACTGTTCTCTACA ATTCTGACTGGCCTCTTCCAGAATTCCTCTGCCCCATTTGGCTCTTCCTTGATGTGTTGTTTTCTACTGCATCCATCATGCACCTATGCGCCATTTCACTGGATCGTTACATTGCCATCAAGAAGCCAATCCAACACAGCCAGTACAAATCTAGAGCCAAAGCTATGGTGAAGATTGCACTCGTATGGGTCATATCCATTT GTATTGCAATTCCAATTCCAATAAAGGGGCTTCATAACTACCACCTTCCCAACAACATCACCTTCAACAGTAACCACACATGCCTGCTAAAGACAGACACTTTCCGAGAGTTTATCATGTTTGGCTCCTTGGCAGCATTCTTCATCCCTTTGACCATCATGATGGTCATCTACCTGCTTACGGTCCAGGTTCTACGCAAAAAGGTTTATTTGCTCAAATCAAAGGTGAGTCAGCGTTTTAGCTACCCAACAGTCTCTAGCATTTGTCAGAGGGAACAGGTTGCCACCTCACCTATAACTGAGCACCTGAACATGCAGGAGAACAGATTTCCAAGGatgcaagaaaaaacatttacaggcACAACAAGCTCTCCTACAGTAGATCAAATGACCTTTCGCCGAATGTCAACAATGGGCAAGAAGTCAATGCAGAATCTGAGCAATGAGCAGCGTGCCTCAAAGGTGCTAGGCATTGTCTTCCTCTTGTTTGTAGTCATGTGGTGCCCTTTTTTCATTACTAACATCACATCTGTGCTATGCACCAGCTGTGATGTTTATGTAATTGCCCGCCTTATGGAGATTTTTGTTTGGGTGGGTTATGTGTCATCTGGTATCAATCCATTGGTGTACACCCTGTTCAACAAAACCTTCAGGGAGGCATTCACACGGTATATCACctgcaactacagaaactgTGCAAGTAATAGGCCAGGAAGGCATCCAGGGGCCTCAAATGCAGATCGGACTCTTACACGGATTTCATTCAAGTCTTCCATGGCAGAAAACTCTAAACTGTTTATGAAGCAGGGAATGAAGAACGGTATTGCATCAGTAAGCTACCAGAGTCCAGTAAGATGCCGGCACGCACCTGTACAGTCCTCAAGTGGTGTTATGTTTGATATAATGCTTCTGACTGAAAATGAAGACAGTAAGCAGGAGGAACACGTTAGCTGCGTATAG